The Chitiniphilus purpureus sequence CAACGTGTGGCCGATGCCGCGCGTCTGAACTCCTATCACGGCATCTACGTACACCAGTACGGTGACCGGTTCGAAACGGTGCGCGTGGTGCATCTAGCGGACGGTGCACGTGACATCGAACGGCGCGAGACGCTGGACGGCCCGCCCCTGGAAATGCTGCGCGAAGGCGACAAGGTCGGCCTGTATCTGCCCGAGGATGCCTATCCGGCGTCGGTCGACCGCCGTTTGATGTCCAAACTGTTTCCGCGGCAATGGCCCGAGCAGGCCCAGCAGCTCCTGGCGGGCTACCAGATCCGCCGGGCGGGGCATGCCCGGGTGGCGGGTGTGCCGGCCGACATCTATGAATTCGAGCCGCGCGATCGCTTCCGTTATCCGCACCGCTATTGGGTCCATCCCGAAAGCGGGTTGATGCTCAAGTCGATGATGATCGGACCGCGTAACGAACCCATCGAACTCTTCACCTTTTCCCAGATCCAGATCGGCGGCACCATCGACCGCAAGCTGCTCAAGCCCAACCGGCCGTTGCGGACGCTGCCGCTGGAAAGCGGCGAGGGCGAGGCGATCCGACCGCAGGACCCGGAGTGGGAAGTACGTTCGTTGCCGCCGGGTTTTCGCTTGGTGAAGACCAAGCGCAGTGCCTGGGCCAAGGGCCGGCTGGTGACGCATCACCTGTACAGCGACGGTCTCGTCACTGTCTCGGCATTCATCGAGCCGCTGCCACGGGCCAATGCGGCGCCGAGCCTTGCGCAGCAGGGCGGCATCAGCTTCTTCAGTCGCCAGTTGGGCACCTATCTGCTGACCGTGGTCGGCGAGGTGCCGACCGAGACCGTACAGTTGCTGAGCAACGCCTATACCTTGCGCGAGCCTGCGGCTGCGGAGCAGTGATGTCCGGCTGGGTCGCCGTCGATGTGCGGATCGTGCGGGTTGAAGGACCCTACGCCTGGGTCCGTCCGCTGCGCCAGGGCAGTTGTCCGCAGTGTGAACGGCAGGGAGGATGCCACGCCGTCGCATTGACCCGTCTGTTTGGCGTGGCCCGTGAAGTGCGGGTGGACAATGCCTTGTCGGCCCAGCCGGGCGAATCGGTGCGCATTGGCCTCGCTGCCCGCAATGTGCTCGCCGCAGCGTGCATCGCCTACGGCCTGCCACTGGCGATGCTGCTGGCAGGGGCGCTGGCCGGCGCCGCGGTGTTGCCGACGCGGGCCGACGCCGGGGCGGTGTCAGGCGCCGGGCTGGGGTTGTTGCTTGCGTTTGCGTTGTTGCGCCTGGGTTCTCCACGTTGGCGCCACATGCCGCGAATGCTGGGGCGAGCAGGGCAGTGCGGAACTGTCGCCCCGATTGCGGATTCGAAGTGTTCCCGTTTCATTCACCACAAGCCATGAAAACTATGTCCAAACAAACTTGGTTGTTTGCTGGCGTCGTGGCCCTTGCGGCTGTCGGCACCCACGCTGCTACGGCAGTATCCCTGCCCGATTTCACCCAACTGGTCGAAAAGGAGGGACGCGCCGTGGTCAATGTCTCGACCACTGCAACCCTGCGCGATCCAGGCCAGGGGATCGAAGGTTTGGATGAGGATACCCTCAACCTCTTCCGCCGTTTCGGGTTCCCGTTGCCGCCGATGGCGCCGCAAGGGCCGCGCGAGCGCCATGCGCAGTCGCTGGGCTCCGGGTTCATCATCGATGCGGCGGGCTACATCCTGACCAATGCGCACGTGATCGCCGAAGCGGACGAGATCAAGGTCAAGCTCGAGGACAAGCGCGAGTTCAAGGCCACGGTGGTCGGGTCCGATGCGCGCACCGACGTGGCGCTGCTCAAGATCGAGGCGACCAACCTGCCCAAGGTGGATCTGGGCAATCCGGCGCAGCTCAAGGTCGGCGAATGGGTCGCTGCCATCGGCTCGCCGTTCGGCCTGGAGAACACCGTCACCGCCGGCATCGTTTCTGCCAAGGGACGCAGCCTGCCCGACGAAACCTATGTGCCGTTCATTCAGACCGATGTCGCCATCAATCCGGGCAACTCGGGCGGTCCGCTCTTCAACCTGAAGGGTGAGGTGATCGGCATCAATTCGCAGATCTACAGCCGCTCGGGCGGCTACATGGGCCTGTCGTTCGCCATTCCGATCGATGTGGCGATGAAGGTGGCCGAGCAGCTCAAGACCAATGGCAAGGTGTCGCGCGGCAAGATCGGCGTGAGCATCCAGGAAGTGAACGAGGAGCTGGCCAAGAGCTTCGGCCTGCCCAAGGCGTCGGGCGCGCTGGTGTCGTCGGTCGAAAAGGACGGTCCGGCCGACAAGGCAGGGCTCAAGCCAGGCGATATCGTGCTGCGATTCAACGGGCAGGAGGTCAGCGTGACTTCCGACCTGCCCCGGCTGGTGACCGAGGCCAAGCCCGGCAGCACCGCCAGGTTGCAGGTCTGGCGCGACCGCGCTGCGCGCGAATTGAACGTCACCGTCGGCGAGATGGACCAGCCCGACCGTGCCTCGGCCGGGCGGGAATACCGTGGCGGCAAGAAGGAGGAGAGCAACCGTTTCGGGCTGACATTGCGTGAGTTCAACAATCCACGCCATCTCAAGGAACTGGGGATCAAGTACGGCCTTGTGGTGCAGGGCGCGAGCGGCGCGGCGGCCCGGGCTGGGCTGCAGCAGGGCGATGTGATCGTCGGCATCGGCGGGCAGGAGCTTTCAAGCTCGGCACAGCTCAAGAAGGCGCTGGACGAGCTCAAGCCCGGCCAGACGCTGCCGTTGCGCGTGCTGCGCAGCGGTGCCTCGCTGTTCATCTCGCTCAAGGCGCCGGAGAAGTGATCGCCCTGACGCTGTACGGGCGCGAGTATTGCGGGCTGTGCACCACGATGCGCGAGCAACTGGCGCAGCTCGCGCCCACACGGGGCTTTTCGGTGCAGTGGGTGGATATCGACGACGATGAGGTGCTGGAGGCGCGCCACGGCGAATGGGTGCCGGTGCTTGCGGACGCCGACGGCACGGAGATCTGCCACTATCACCTCGATCTTGCGGCGCTGGATGATCGTCTGGCGAAATTCCGATAGAATCCCGGGCTACTCGAACCGCCGCAGGGGCACGCGTTGCGTG is a genomic window containing:
- a CDS encoding DegQ family serine endoprotease — encoded protein: MSKQTWLFAGVVALAAVGTHAATAVSLPDFTQLVEKEGRAVVNVSTTATLRDPGQGIEGLDEDTLNLFRRFGFPLPPMAPQGPRERHAQSLGSGFIIDAAGYILTNAHVIAEADEIKVKLEDKREFKATVVGSDARTDVALLKIEATNLPKVDLGNPAQLKVGEWVAAIGSPFGLENTVTAGIVSAKGRSLPDETYVPFIQTDVAINPGNSGGPLFNLKGEVIGINSQIYSRSGGYMGLSFAIPIDVAMKVAEQLKTNGKVSRGKIGVSIQEVNEELAKSFGLPKASGALVSSVEKDGPADKAGLKPGDIVLRFNGQEVSVTSDLPRLVTEAKPGSTARLQVWRDRAARELNVTVGEMDQPDRASAGREYRGGKKEESNRFGLTLREFNNPRHLKELGIKYGLVVQGASGAAARAGLQQGDVIVGIGGQELSSSAQLKKALDELKPGQTLPLRVLRSGASLFISLKAPEK
- a CDS encoding glutaredoxin family protein, whose product is MIALTLYGREYCGLCTTMREQLAQLAPTRGFSVQWVDIDDDEVLEARHGEWVPVLADADGTEICHYHLDLAALDDRLAKFR
- a CDS encoding MucB/RseB C-terminal domain-containing protein translates to MRIPSAWLLAGGMWLSSVSLLAGGPASSAPLSNAEAGQLVQRVADAARLNSYHGIYVHQYGDRFETVRVVHLADGARDIERRETLDGPPLEMLREGDKVGLYLPEDAYPASVDRRLMSKLFPRQWPEQAQQLLAGYQIRRAGHARVAGVPADIYEFEPRDRFRYPHRYWVHPESGLMLKSMMIGPRNEPIELFTFSQIQIGGTIDRKLLKPNRPLRTLPLESGEGEAIRPQDPEWEVRSLPPGFRLVKTKRSAWAKGRLVTHHLYSDGLVTVSAFIEPLPRANAAPSLAQQGGISFFSRQLGTYLLTVVGEVPTETVQLLSNAYTLREPAAAEQ
- a CDS encoding SoxR reducing system RseC family protein; this encodes MSGWVAVDVRIVRVEGPYAWVRPLRQGSCPQCERQGGCHAVALTRLFGVAREVRVDNALSAQPGESVRIGLAARNVLAAACIAYGLPLAMLLAGALAGAAVLPTRADAGAVSGAGLGLLLAFALLRLGSPRWRHMPRMLGRAGQCGTVAPIADSKCSRFIHHKP